From the genome of Labedella gwakjiensis:
CGCCCGTGTTCTACGGCGCACTGATCGGGGTGTACTTCTTCCCCGGCGTGGTCGCCCAGAGTCTCCTGCGGCGAGGCGGCGTCGCACTGCTCACGGGCACCATCGCGGGTCTCGCAGCCTCGGCCATCGACCCCGTGAATCTGTGGCGGCACGTCGGAGTCGGACTGCTCATCGGCGCTCTCCAGGAGCTGCCGTTCCTCCTCACCCGCTACCGCTACTGGAAGGGCTGGGTGTTCGCGCTCGCAGCGATCGTCGCCGGCCTCGTGATGGGCGGGTCGGTTCTCCTCATCTGGGGCCCCGGCTACTTCCCACCCGCCGCCGAGATCCTCTACATCGCCCTCTTCGTGCTGACCCCGCTCCTCGTCACGTGGCTCGCGCGCCTCGTCGCGCGCGGCGTCGACTCGACGGGCGCAGCTCGCGGCGTCCAGGGAGAGATCGACCGACGGCGACCGCGCGAGCGCACCGGCCCGCTCGCGATGGCGACCGCGTGACCGGCGCCGGCGTTCTCCACCCGACGGAATGACGGTCGAGGACGGAACGGCTGTCCCTCCCGCCCTCGACGTGGATACCCTCCGCATCCGACACCAGGATCGGCAGGCGTGGACGCCCGACGGAGTGACGTTCTCCGTCGCCCGAGGCGAGGTGGTCCTCGTCCTGGGGCCGAGCGGATCGGGAAAATCGACCCTCGCCCTCGCGCTCGACGGGCTCGTCCCACATGTCGTGGCGGCCGACGTCGAGGGGTCCGTGCGAGTCGCGGGTCTCGACACCCGGCTCCACCCGGTCGCGGAGCTGAGCGAGCGTGTGGCGATGGTGTTCCAGGATCCGGACGCGCAGATCGTGACGGGCAGCGTTCTCGACGAGGTCTGCTTCGCGGCGGAGAACCGGCTCGTCCCCGTCGACGCCGTCCTCGCGGGGGCCGAGTCGGCGCTGCGCCGGGTCGGTCTCTGGGAGCGACGCGACGAGGATCCGGACGTGCTGTCCGGCGGAGGCAAGCAGCGCCTCGCCATCGCCGCGGCGCTCGCGTCGAGCTCCGACGTCCTCGTGCTCGACGAGCCGACGGCGAACCTCGACGCCGCGGGATTGGACGACGTGTACGCCGCATTGAGCGAGATCGTCGCCGACGGCTCGCGATCCGTCGTCCTCATCGAACACAATCTCGACGCGGCCGTCTCCCTCGTCGACCGCGTCGTCGTCCTCGACCATCGGGGCGCATCCGTGCTCGACGGTCCTCCCTCCGTCGTGTTCGGAGACCGTGCTGCCGACCTCGAACGCCTGGGCGTCTGGCTGCCGACGGCCACGATCGTGGCGTTGCGACTGAAGCGCGCGGGCATCTCCTTCGACCGTCTGCCCGTCACCTCCGGCGACCTCGCCGCGACCCTCGACGCCGTCCCGGGGCTCCCGTCCCCGTCCGCGCGAGCGGATCTCGCGCTCGTGTCGAGCGCACCTCCCGCCATCGTCGTCCGCTCGCTCACGATCGCGCGCGGTCGCGGACGCCGTCGCCGCACCGTCGTGGACGGCATCGACCTGACCGTCGGCTCCGGCGAATTCCTGTCGATCGTCGGGACGAACGGCGCGGGCAAGACGACCCTCGTTCACGCCATCGCCGGACTGATCCGGCCACCGAGAGGGACGATCACCGTCGGTGGATTGGACCCCGCCACAGCGTCCGCCCCCGCCATCTCGGAACGCATCGGTTTCGTCTTCCAGAACCCGGAGCACCAGTTCGTGACTCACACGGTGTTCGACGAGCTCGCGCACGGTCCGCGCTCGAACGGCGCGGACGAAGCAGCCATCCGCTCCCGGGTCGACGAACTCCTCGACCGTTTCGGTCTCTCCGATTCGCGGGACGTGAACCCGTTCCTCCTCTCGGGCGGCCAGAAGCGGCGCCTCTCGGTGGGGACGGCGCTCATCGGCGGAGCCGACATCCTCATCCTCGACGAGCCGACGTTCGGTCAGGACCGTGCACGCGCCGACGAGCTCGTGAGCATCCTCGCCGATCTGCACCGCGCGGGAACCACCATCGTGGTCGTGACGCACGACATGCAGCTCGTGGCCGAGGCGTCGACGAGCATCGCGGTGCTCGACGACGGGCGGCTCCTCGCCCACCGTCCGGCCGACGCCGTGCTTACGGACGACGACCTCCTCGCGAGGGCGGGACTGCGGACGCCGCCGCTCCGGCGAGCGCTCCGTGGTCTCGAGCGGCACCCGGATTGGCGAGGAGTCACTCGGATGTCGCAGGTACCCGGAGGGGACGGCTCGTGAGCGCCGCCAGCGGACGAGCGCGGGGGTTTCTCCACGGACTCAATCCGCTTGTGAAGGTCGCGGCGCCCCTTCCGGCGATGATCGGTGTCCTCGTCTCCCGGGATCCGGCGACGCCTCTCGCCGTCGTGGTGCTCACGCTCCTCGTGCTCGTCGTGGGCGCTCGCCCGTCTGCTCGGATGACGCTGATCCTCGTTCTGGGCCTGCCACTCGCGGTCGTCGTTGGCGCGCTCGGCTTCGGCGCCTGGTCGAATCCTGCGGCGGTCGATCGGTCGGTCATCCTCGTCGAGCTCGGTGCCTACAGGTTCTACCTCGGCTCGCTCGCCGTCGGCCTCGCGGCGTCCCTGCGGCTCGCCGCGCTACTCACCCTCGCCCTCATCGCGGGACTCACGACGGACGGCGCCGACTTCGTCCGCTCGACCGTGCAGTACCTCCGCGTGCCGTACCGGATCGGCTACACGGCGCTCGCCGCCTACCGCTTCGTACCCCGGTTCCGGCGCGACATCGACCTGATCCGCCAAGCGCACCGTGTGCGCGGAACCGGCGGGCGCCGCGGGCCCGGCGCCGCGGTCGGCCGGTTCACGGGGTCGATCGTTCCCCTCCTCGCCGGGGCGATCCGACATGCGGAACGCGTGGCTCTCGCGATGGACGCACGGGCGTTCGGTGCGCATCCCACCCGGACGGAGCGCCACATCGTCCCTCTGCGTGTTCGCGACGGCTTCTTCGTCGCTGCCTTCTGGGCGGCGACTGCTGTGGTACTCGTGGTTGTGGGACTCGCGTCCTGAGCGAGCGGACACGGTCACCGCACCGTCCGTCGAGAGGGCTTGTCGCCCTAACGCGCTCGGCCCTGTCCGGGCCGTCGACGACGGGACACGGGATCAGACGAGACCGGCGACGCGGTTGGTGAGCACGGGGACGGCACCCCGCGCCCGATCGACCGCATCGAGAGCGAGGTCGACGACAAGGAGATCGGGTTCCGCCCCCAGCCGATGGAGCACGTCACCCATCGGCGAGACCACGACGCTGCGGCCGATGCCGGTGGGAGCATCCGCGGGCGCCTCGACGCCGGCTGCCTCCGGATCGCCCTGCCCCACCGCGAGGACGAAACTCGTCGAGTCGAGGGCCCGCGCGCGGGCGAGGAGGTCCCACTGCTCGGCCTTGCCGGGGCCGGCGCCCCACGATGCCGCGACCACCTGCACGACGGCACCCGCCCGGGCCGAGGCGACGAAGAGGTCGGGGAAGCGGATGTCGTAGCAGGTCGCGAGTCCGACCGTCGTACCGGCGACCGAGGCCGTGACCACCCCATCGCCCGGCTGTACCGTGCGCGACTCGGTGAAGCCGAAGGCATCGAAGAGGTGGACCTTGTCGTAGGACGTGGTGCCGTCCGGTCCGGTCACGAGCAGCGTGTTGCGCACGCGTCCGCCCTCCCCCGGCGTGAACATCCCCACGATGATCGTGAGGCCGAGACGGCTCGCCGTCGACGCGACCTCCGACGCCCACGGTCCGTCGATCGGCTCCGCGATGTCGCTCAGGGGGTGGCCGAAGGCGCGCATCGTCGCCTCGGGGAACACGACGAGCTCGGCTCCCAGCCCGGCGGCCCGCTCGGCCGTCTCCGTGACGATCCGCAGGTTGGCAGCGACGTCGTCGGTGCTCACGATCTGGGCGAGCGCTACGCGCATGGTGTCCTCCGGTCTGTCCCCCACAACGCTAGCCGCAAAGCGCCCCGCGCGGTCCCTGAGCCTGCCGACGGTCGCTCCCCCCGTCGTTGCTCCCCGTTCTCCGGAGCGCACCCCGCTCACGGTCGCCGAGCCTGTCGAGGGGCCGGTCCGCGGTTCGTGACCTGTCGTCCACAGGGAGTATCTGCGGGAGTTTCTGACTCCTTTTACGGATACCGTCGTCAGTGTCGGTGGTGTCGTGTTCACTGGACGCATGACCACCCACGGCGCGGCTTTCCAGGACGCGGTCGCAGTAGCGACCGAAGTCCTCGCCGCGCCTGTCGCCGGCCTGGTTCCCGGCCGGTTGTCGGCGCCCGAGTGGGTGACGTTGCTGCGTGATGTGGAGCGTCTCGGCCGCCTCGTCGACGCGGCGCGCGTCGCGTTGGCCGGGGAAGCCGAGCAGCGCATCGGCGGCCCCATCGAAGCTCTTGCCGCCCTCGGGTATGCGTCCGCGGTCGATGCTGTCGCGACGCTCACGGGGTTGGCGGATCGGGACGCAAAACGGAGAATCCGGCTGGGCGGGACGCTCAACGCCGGGGTGTCGCTGACCGGCGCGGAGACCGGGTCAGCGCACCCCTGATCGCCGAGGCCGTGTCCGCCGGGAACCTTGGCATCGATGCCGCGACCATCCTCACCGACGCTCTGGATGGCGTCTCACCGCGCGTCGATCCCGTGATCGTGGCCGAGGCCGAGCAGGCTCTCGTCGACCTCGCCGAAGGCTCCCTGGACCACCCGCCCCTGCGCGCAGATCTCGTGCGCGGACAAGCGCAACTCTTCGTGGAAGCGATCGACCCCGACGGGACCCGCCCGCGGGAAGAACTGGCTCGACGGAGACGACGGTTCACGATCGGACCCGAGACACGGGATGGGCTCATTCCCGTCCACGGGTTGCTGACGTTGGAGATCGGGGCGTCGCTGACGCGCCTCATCGACGCGCACGTTCGCAGGGTCGCGTTCAGCGGCGTTCCGACCCCCGTCAGCGACCCGGACACTCGGCCGCTTGACGACTCGGACGCGCTCGTCTCGTCCGTCGATGACCGCACCCCCGCTCAGCGCCGCCACGACACCCTCGCCGACATCATCAGCGCCGCCACCCGGGTGAAGGACGCCCCCGAACTGGCCGGGGCAGCGCCCGCGATCACCGTCACCGTCACACAGACCACGCTCGACTCCGGTCACGGTGTCGGGTCGATCGACGGTCTCGACACCCCCATCTCCGTCGACGCGATCGACAAGATGATCGACTCCCGCGGCATCCAGACCGTCACAATGAACCCGCACCGACGCATCCTCGCCCTCGGATCGGTGCAACGCTGCTTCACCTCCTCGCAACGCAGGGCGATCACCGCCCGGGACGGCGGGTGCGTCATCCCCGGGTGCACCACCTCCGCCGGATGGTGCGAGGTCCACCACGTGGTCCCATGGCGTGACGGCGGGCAGACGCACACCGACAACGGAGTCCTGTTGTGCTGGGGACACCACCAGAACATCGACCGCGGACCCTGGCGACTCACCATGCCGAACGGGATCCCCCACGTCCGCGGACCCGGACACCCCGAATGGACCCACACCACGAAAACCCGCACCGGACCACCCCTCACCCGCACCGGATGAGCGGCGCCCATGCGCGCACCGCTACATTCGATCCACCACCATTCGCAGACCGGAGC
Proteins encoded in this window:
- a CDS encoding ECF transporter S component — its product is MTSLSTRLLLTCAAIGVAGGMVFGVVGYLHPIVLLTAPVFYGALIGVYFFPGVVAQSLLRRGGVALLTGTIAGLAASAIDPVNLWRHVGVGLLIGALQELPFLLTRYRYWKGWVFALAAIVAGLVMGGSVLLIWGPGYFPPAAEILYIALFVLTPLLVTWLARLVARGVDSTGAARGVQGEIDRRRPRERTGPLAMATA
- a CDS encoding ABC transporter ATP-binding protein, whose translation is MTVEDGTAVPPALDVDTLRIRHQDRQAWTPDGVTFSVARGEVVLVLGPSGSGKSTLALALDGLVPHVVAADVEGSVRVAGLDTRLHPVAELSERVAMVFQDPDAQIVTGSVLDEVCFAAENRLVPVDAVLAGAESALRRVGLWERRDEDPDVLSGGGKQRLAIAAALASSSDVLVLDEPTANLDAAGLDDVYAALSEIVADGSRSVVLIEHNLDAAVSLVDRVVVLDHRGASVLDGPPSVVFGDRAADLERLGVWLPTATIVALRLKRAGISFDRLPVTSGDLAATLDAVPGLPSPSARADLALVSSAPPAIVVRSLTIARGRGRRRRTVVDGIDLTVGSGEFLSIVGTNGAGKTTLVHAIAGLIRPPRGTITVGGLDPATASAPAISERIGFVFQNPEHQFVTHTVFDELAHGPRSNGADEAAIRSRVDELLDRFGLSDSRDVNPFLLSGGQKRRLSVGTALIGGADILILDEPTFGQDRARADELVSILADLHRAGTTIVVVTHDMQLVAEASTSIAVLDDGRLLAHRPADAVLTDDDLLARAGLRTPPLRRALRGLERHPDWRGVTRMSQVPGGDGS
- a CDS encoding energy-coupling factor transporter transmembrane component T family protein → MSAASGRARGFLHGLNPLVKVAAPLPAMIGVLVSRDPATPLAVVVLTLLVLVVGARPSARMTLILVLGLPLAVVVGALGFGAWSNPAAVDRSVILVELGAYRFYLGSLAVGLAASLRLAALLTLALIAGLTTDGADFVRSTVQYLRVPYRIGYTALAAYRFVPRFRRDIDLIRQAHRVRGTGGRRGPGAAVGRFTGSIVPLLAGAIRHAERVALAMDARAFGAHPTRTERHIVPLRVRDGFFVAAFWAATAVVLVVVGLAS
- a CDS encoding carbon-nitrogen hydrolase family protein; translated protein: MRVALAQIVSTDDVAANLRIVTETAERAAGLGAELVVFPEATMRAFGHPLSDIAEPIDGPWASEVASTASRLGLTIIVGMFTPGEGGRVRNTLLVTGPDGTTSYDKVHLFDAFGFTESRTVQPGDGVVTASVAGTTVGLATCYDIRFPDLFVASARAGAVVQVVAASWGAGPGKAEQWDLLARARALDSTSFVLAVGQGDPEAAGVEAPADAPTGIGRSVVVSPMGDVLHRLGAEPDLLVVDLALDAVDRARGAVPVLTNRVAGLV
- a CDS encoding HNH endonuclease signature motif containing protein encodes the protein MSAGNLGIDAATILTDALDGVSPRVDPVIVAEAEQALVDLAEGSLDHPPLRADLVRGQAQLFVEAIDPDGTRPREELARRRRRFTIGPETRDGLIPVHGLLTLEIGASLTRLIDAHVRRVAFSGVPTPVSDPDTRPLDDSDALVSSVDDRTPAQRRHDTLADIISAATRVKDAPELAGAAPAITVTVTQTTLDSGHGVGSIDGLDTPISVDAIDKMIDSRGIQTVTMNPHRRILALGSVQRCFTSSQRRAITARDGGCVIPGCTTSAGWCEVHHVVPWRDGGQTHTDNGVLLCWGHHQNIDRGPWRLTMPNGIPHVRGPGHPEWTHTTKTRTGPPLTRTG